One part of the Vicia villosa cultivar HV-30 ecotype Madison, WI linkage group LG6, Vvil1.0, whole genome shotgun sequence genome encodes these proteins:
- the LOC131611126 gene encoding malonyl-coenzyme A:anthocyanin 3-O-glucoside-6''-O-malonyltransferase-like — translation MAEVIGAEHMFIEQTFVFPATTRRTTTSLPLTFLDLPFAGPKYVKRQFFYRFPHQTNHFYQTTLPSLKHSLSLTLQHFFPLLGNLHCPPPPQKPFILCTQNDALTLIVIESSGDFNNLSTNHHPKSLKDFSHLVPKLTQKIDLEDNDTLIFSLMALQVSFFPNHGLCISITYCHVMDDYFCNYFMKSWSFIHKKGKLVDMKSLPCFDRQVLRDPKDLEQVLLKGYFEQRKMWKNIILAESQTIEKEHQDYVKTTISFTKEEIEGMKNWILKKWKTTYHDIQAPKFLSKFVVTCGFVWATMVKTKNRNKDDAGDEKDEYFCFVGDCRDRLGYPIPEGYFGNCLTLCFVAVKRKDVKGEYGFLNVVKAIQNAITEMKNDPLKDAEKWDDMFKKVFMSGNHLLVSGSPNFNVYETNFEFGNPIKVDMMMHSSKDMSLAESGDKEGGLEVGLIFKTEELEQFYSFMEQGLKALKF, via the coding sequence ATGGCAGAGGTAATAGGAGCTGAACATATGTTTATTGAGCAAACTTTTGTTTTTCCAGCAacaacaagaagaacaacaacgtCTCTTCCTCTAACATTTCTCGACTTGCCTTTTGCAGGTCCAAAATATGTCAAACGTCAATTCTTTTATCGTTTTCCTCATCAAACCAATCATTTTTATCAAACAACACTTCCATCTCTCAAACACTCTCTTTCCCTTACACTTCAACATTTCTTCCCCCTTCTTGGTAATCTTCATTGTCCCCCACCACCCCAGAAACCTTTTATTCTTTGCACCCAAAATGATGCTTTAACTTTGATCGTCATTGAATCCTCAGGAGATTTTAACAATCTCTCAACCAACCATCACCCAAAAAGTCTCAAAGATTTTTCTCACCTTGTTCCAAAATTAACACAAAAAATAGACCTTGAAGATAATGACACACTAATATTTTCATTGATGGCTTTGCAAGTATCCTTTTTCCCAAATCATGGTCTTTGCATTTCCATCACGTATTGTCATGTGATGGATGATTACTTTTGCAACTATTTCATGAAATCTTGgtcttttattcataaaaaaggTAAACTAGTAGACATGAAATCACTACCTTGTTTTGACAGACAAGTCTTGAGAGACCCAAAAGATCTTGAGCAAGTTCTATTAAAAGGGTATTTTGAACAGAGGAAAATGTGGAAGAATATAATCCTTGCTGAGAGTCAAACTATAGAAAAAGAGCACCAAGATTATGTTAAGACAACTATTAGTTTTACAAAAGAAGAAATTGAGGGGATGAAAAACTGGATATTAAAGAAGTGGAAGACAACTTATCATGATATTCAAGCACCAAAATTTCTATCTAAGTTTGTTGTGACATGTGGTTTTGTTTGGGCCACTATggttaaaacaaaaaatagaaataagGATGATGCAGGAGATGAAAAAGATGAGTATTTTTGTTTCGTAGGTGATTGCAGAGATAGACTAGGGTACCCAATACCAGAGGGTTATTTTGGAAACTGTTTAACATTATGTTTTGTAGCCGTAAAGAGGAAGGATGTGAAAGGAGAATATGGTTTTTTGAATGTTGTTAAAGCCATTCAAAATGCAATAACAGAGATGAAAAATGATCCATTGAAAGATGCAGAAAAGTGGGATGATATGTTTAAAAAGGTTTTTATGTCTGGTAATCATTTGTTGGTAAGTGGATCCCCTAATTTCAATGTTTATGAGACAAATTTTGAATTTGGAAATCCTATTAAAGTTGATATGATGATGCACTCATCGAAGGATATGTCTCTTGCTGAAAGTGGAGACAAAGAAGGGGGACTTGAAGTTGGGTTGATATTTAAAACAGAGGAATTAGAACAATTTTATTCTTTCATGGAACAAGGACTTAAAGCTTTGAAATTCTAA